From a single Pseudorasbora parva isolate DD20220531a chromosome 17, ASM2467924v1, whole genome shotgun sequence genomic region:
- the flrt3 gene encoding leucine-rich repeat transmembrane protein FLRT3, producing MASNYKSFFVFFIRAGLLLGLANPLVTSASCPSQCRCDGTFIYCNDRDLTSIPSGIPEDATVLFLQNNRIKSAGIPTDLRRLNNVEKIYLYCNNLDEFPTNLPLNVKELHLQENNIRTITHASLAQIPYIEELHLDDNSVSAVSIEEGAFRDSNHLRLLFLSRNHLSTIPSGLPMTIEELRFDDNRISSISEASLQDLINLKRLVLDGNLLNNRGIGELALMNLVNLTELSLVRNSLTSPPSNLPGTSLEKLNLQDNHINHVPAGAFAFLRQLYRLDLSGNNLSSLPMGVFDDLDNLTQLLLRNNPWHCNCRMKWVRDWLRTLPSKVNVRGFMCQGPDKVKGMAIKDLSTELFGCSDTEIPPTFETSTVSNTLPPSRPQWPSYVTKRPVVKGPDLGRNYRSTTPSSRKIITISVKSSSAETVHISWRVSQPMTALRLSWLKLGHSPAFGSITETIVQGERTEYLLTALEPESSYRICMVPMETSNIYLSDETPVCIETETGSLKSYNPTTTLNREQEKEPYKNSNLPLAAIIGGAVALLAIIMLALVCWYIHRNGSLFSRNCTYNKGRRRKDDYAEAGTKKDNSILEIRETSFQMIPINHMPVSKEEFVIHTIFPPNGLSLYKSPHSENSINNRSYRDSGIPDSDYSHS from the coding sequence ATGGCAAGCAATTACAAGTCCTTCTTTGTCTTCTTCATCAGAGCTGGGCTTTTGCTTGGCCTGGCCAATCCGTTGGTGACCTCAGCCTCCTGTCCCTCGCAGTGCCGTTGCGACGGGACTTTCATATACTGCAATGACCGGGATTTGACTTCCATTCCTTCGGGCATCCCAGAGGATGCTACAGTactttttctccaaaacaaccGCATCAAAAGTGCAGGAATCCCTACGGATCTACGAAGGCTAAACAATGTCGAAAAGATCTACCTGTACTGCAACAATCTTGATGAGTTTCCCACCAACTTGCCACTGAATGTCAAAGAACTTCATTTGCAGGAGAACAATATCCGGACAATCACCCATGCCTCCCTGGCACAGATTCCCTATATTGAGGAATTACACCTTGATGACAATTCCGTGTCAGCTGTCAGTATTGAAGAAGGTGCGTTCCGGGACAGCAACCATTTGAGGCTGCTCTTCTTGTCACGGAACCACCTCAGCACCATACCTTCCGGTCTGCCAATGACTATTGAGGAGCTTCGTTTTGACGACAACCGCATCTCGTCCATCTCAGAGGCATCCCTGCAGGATCTTATAAACCTGAAGCGACTGGTTCTGGATGGCAACCTATTGAACAACAGGGGCATTGGGGAGCTGGCCTTGATGAACTTAGTCAATCTGACCGAGCTCTCGTTGGTAAGAAACTCCCTGACATCCCCACCCTCCAACCTGCCGGGCACAAGCCTGGAAAAGCTAAATCTTCAAGACAACCACATCAATCACGTGCCAGCAGGTGCCTTTGCTTTTCTGCGACAGCTGTACCGTTTGGATCTGTCAGGCAACAACTTGAGCAGTCTTCCCATGGGGGTATTTGATGATCTGGATAACCTTACCCAGCTGCTCTTGCGCAACAATCCCTGGCACTGCAACTGCAGGATGAAGTGGGTACGTGACTGGCTGCGCACTCTTCCATCTAAGGTTAATGTGCGTGGCTTCATGTGCCAGGGTCCCGATAAGGTCAAAGGGATGGCCATCAAGGACCTATCCACAGAACTGTTTGGCTGCTCGGACACAGAGATTCCACCTACATTTGAGACAAGCACAGTCTCAAACACTTTGCCACCCTCTCGACCCCAGTGGCCCTCATACGTAACTAAAAGACCTGTTGTTAAGGGTCCGGACCTTGGAAGAAACTATCGTAGCACAACACCGTCCAGTCGTAAGATCATCACTATAAGTGTTAAATCCAGTAGTGCTGAGACGGTCCACATATCTTGGAGAGTATCTCAGCCCATGACGGCCCTGAGGCTCAGCTGGCTAAAGCTGGGCCACAGTCCTGCATTCGGATCCATAACTGAGACCATCGTTCAAGGGGAGAGAACCGAGTACCTGCTCACAGCTCTGGAACCCGAATCCTCTTATCGGATATGCATGGTTCCCATGGAAACTAGTAACATTTACCTGTCAGACGAGACACCAGTTTGCATTGAGACAGAAACTGGTTCCCTGAAATCATACAATCCCACCACAACCTTGAACAGAGAGCAGGAGAAAGAGCCTTATAAAAATTCCAATCTGCCTTTAGCTGCTATCATCGGAGGAGCAGTGGCCCTTTTGGCTATCATCATGCTGGCCCTGGTGTGCTGGTACATCCACAGGAATGGTTCCTTATTTTCCAGAAACTGCACATACAACAAAGGGCGCAGGCGGAAGGATGATTACGCTGAAGCTGGAACAAAGAAGGACAACTCCATCTTGGAGATTAGAGAGACCTCTTTTCAAATGATTCCCATAAATCACATGCCTGTTTCAAAGGAGGAGTTTGTGATACACACAATTTTTCCTCCCAATGGCTTAAGTCTTTACAAGAGTCCACACAGTGAAAACAGCATCAACAACAGAAGCTACAGAGACAGTGGAATACCAGATTCAGACTATTCTCATTCATGA